A stretch of the Macaca mulatta isolate MMU2019108-1 chromosome 14, T2T-MMU8v2.0, whole genome shotgun sequence genome encodes the following:
- the LOC106993262 gene encoding olfactory receptor 4X1: protein TTAATKNVTEIIFLGFSQNQNEQRVISVMFLLMCTAVVPGNGLIVVNILASKGLTSPMYFLLSYVSFVEICYCSVVAAKLIFDSFIKWKVIFLFPPDDGGSISVVSFSVRIASYLIILHSLRSHNSEARRRELSTCASHVTVVGLFFMPCSFVCMRPCVTLPADKIVAVFYTVVTPLLNPVIYSFRNAEAKNAMRRRVGRKVIREEK from the coding sequence ACTACGGCTGCTACAAAAAATGTGACTGAAATAATTTTCCTGGGATTTTCCCAGAATCAGAATGAACAGAGGGTCATTTCTGTGATGTTTCTCCTCATGTGCACAGCCGTTGTGCCGGGCAATGGCCTCATTGTGGTGAACATCCTGGCCAGCAAAGGGCTCACCTCCCCCATGTATTTCTTGCTCAGCTACGTATCCTTTGTGGAGATCTGTTACTGTTCTGTCGTGGCCGCCAAGCTTATCTTCGACTCTTTTATCAAGTGGAAAGTAATTTTCCTCTTTCCGCCGGATGATGGCGGCTCCATCTCTGTGGTCAGCTTCTCGGTACGGATAGCTTCCTACCTGATCATCCTGCACTCCCTGAGGAGCCACAACTCCGAGGCCCGGCGCAGGGAACTCTCCACCTGTGCCTCTCATGTCACAGTTGTGGGCCTGTTCTTCATGCCTTGCTCCTTTGTCTGCATGAGGCCCTGTGTCACCCTCCCTGCAGATAAGATAGTCGCCGTATTTTACACGGTGGTCACACCTCTCTTAAACCCCGTCATTTACTCCTTTAGGAATG